One genomic region from Branchiostoma lanceolatum isolate klBraLanc5 chromosome 7, klBraLanc5.hap2, whole genome shotgun sequence encodes:
- the LOC136438008 gene encoding organic cation transporter protein-like, whose protein sequence is MAKMSAAVFLNWLVVTMVFYGLALNTSSLAGDDYLNFFISGAVDILAYFIAVFAIEYFGRRKPYVSLMLIGGIACIITPFLAPPFLPQNLNALSITMSMIGKFGITAAFTIIYIWTVEMYPTVVRNVGIGASSMWARVGGIISPFVQLSDTAWGPLPYLLFGALSVVAGLAASVLPETLGVRLPDTLEEGESFGKEKKMTPVKNGSTVVTDEKEMEAHVNPAFSTTPEDRKGRTSSLDSDTSYRAAMEMSQIEHHCI, encoded by the exons ATGGCCAAAATGTCCGCAGCCGTCTTCCTAAACTG GTTGGTTGTGACGATGGTATTTTATGGCCTGGCGCTGAACACATCATCACTGGCCGGTGACGACTACCTAAACTTCTTCATTAGCGGTGCTGTGGACATTCTGGCATACTTCATCGCCGTCTTTGCCATCGAGTATTTCGGAAG GCGCAAACCGTATGTTTCCTTGATGTTGATTGGAGGCATAGCCTGTATCATCACTCCATTCCTGGCGCCTCCTTTCCTCCCACAGA ATTTGAACGCCTTATCCATCACGATGTCTATGATCGGCAAGTTTGGCATCACCGCTGCCTTCACCATCATCTACATCTGGACGGTCGAGATGTACCCAACAGTTGTCAG AAATGTTGGCATCGGGGCCTCGTCCATGTGGGCTCGGGTCGGCGGCATCATTTCTCCGTTCGTCCAACTGTCCGACACCGCGTGGGGCCCTCTTCCCTACCTCCTCTTCGGCGCCCTGTCCGTTGTGGCCGGCCTGGCCGCCTCGGTGCTACCCGAGACGCTCGGGGTCCGCCTTCCTGATACACTGGAGGAAGGAGAGAGCTTCGGAAA AGAAAAGAAGATGACACCGGTTAAGAACGGTTCAACTGTGGTCACGGATGAGAAGGAGATGGAAGCACACGTAAACCCGGCCTTTAGCACTACACCAGAGGATCGCAAGGGGCGCACCAGTTCCTTGGACAGTGACACAAGTTACAGGGCAGCCATGGAGATGTCACAAATTGAACATCATTGTATATAA
- the LOC136438661 gene encoding organic cation transporter protein-like codes for MVDYDAALGYLGSMGKYQAVQVAMIWLIIFPGSFHMLSMPFIGAQVSHHCEIPESQTAGLQLEDTACVLNYSLPWTYDQTADTFSPGSCSRYDVGVYELGNLSCPAMRGAAGNRTAKPCDAGWWYDRQQYKSSIFMEFDLVCENQALNNLAQAMYMLGVLIGSIGFGQLSDIIGRKKTMFLAIFVQVVFGVATIFAPNYAAFVIFRLIVGGGVLGAFLSGFVIVTELVGADKRTLVGTLLQGAFSAANMLLAGIAYAIRDWRTLQLVISVPNVAMLFFWWFVGESPRWLVSKDRDEEAEAIVRKAAKMNGVTIPEEVYNTKVQHTDKEPTGKKLQ; via the exons ATGGTGGACTACGACGCCGCGCTCGGCTACCTGGGCTCCATGGGAAAGTACCAGGCGGTCCAGGTGGCTATGATCTGGCTCATAATCTTCCCTGGAAGCTTTCACATGCTGTCTATGCCCTTCAtaggcgcacag GTGTCTCACCACTGCGAAATTCCTGAATCGCAAACGGCAGGGCTACAACTCGAAGATACAGCCTGCGTTCTAAACTACTCTCTTCCGTGGACTTACGACCAAACGGCAGACACATTTTCGCCTGGCTCTTGCTCTCGCTACGATGTCGGTGTGTACGAGCTCGGGAATCTGTCGTGTCCCGCGATGAGAGGCGCGGCAGGAAACAGGACAGCGAAACCTTGCGATGCGGGATGGTGGTATGATCGTCAGCAGTACAAGAGCAGCATTTTCATGGAG TTCGACCTAGTGTGTGAAAACCAGGCTCTCAACAACCTTGCACAGGCCATGTACATGCTGGGAGTTCTCATTGGTTCTATCGGCTTCGGACAGCTGTCTGACAT CATTGGCAGAAAGAAGACCATGTTCTTGGCCATCTTTGTGCAAGTCGTGTTCGGAGTAGCGACGATTTTCGCCCCCAACTACGCAGCCTTTGTCATCTTCCGTCTCATCGTCGGAGGTGGAGTCCTGGGTGCCTTCCTTTCTGGGTTTGTGATTG TAACGGAGTTGGTGGGAGCGGACAAGAGAACGTTGGTCGGGACGTTACTACAGGGAGCATTCTCCGCCGCCAACATGCTACTGGCGGGGATCGCGTATGCTATCCGGGATTGGCGCACCCTTCAACTCGTCATCTCGGTTCCCAATGTAGCCATGCTGTTTTTCTGGTG GTTTGTGGGGGAGTCTCCAAGATGGCTGGTGTCCAAAGATCGTGACGAAGAGGCCGAAGCTATCGTCCGGAAAGCCGCGAAGATGAACGGAGTCACGATTCCCGAGGAAGTGTACAACACCAAAGTGCAACACACCGATAAGgag cctacgggcaagaagtTGCAATGA